One window from the genome of Micromonospora aurantiaca ATCC 27029 encodes:
- a CDS encoding GNAT family N-acetyltransferase — protein MSGALIRPARAEDAPAVVALRALVYPYLVRGVESTRRMIAEPPPGEDWAAWVAEADGQVVGWVSAYRNTQTSTPGVGEIATLHVHPEHRRRGTGTALFDTALGHLRTLGSTRVLTHARTESLPFAQRHGFTPSRELRYSALDLSTAPPMPQAPPGVRLVSAAGLDPRLVHRVDAESSRDEPGDVPTDSLDFDLWRHECWDNPGLDREASMLAEVDGELVALSLVKRDGDRMWSDFTGTLPAYRGRGLARLAKQAALHAAAARGVRTAYTSNDEANAPMLAVNERLGYRPVDSQWSCRRKLS, from the coding sequence ATGAGTGGAGCCCTGATCCGTCCCGCCCGTGCCGAGGACGCGCCCGCCGTGGTGGCGTTGCGCGCGCTCGTCTACCCGTACCTGGTGCGGGGCGTCGAGTCGACCCGCCGCATGATCGCCGAACCACCGCCCGGCGAGGACTGGGCGGCCTGGGTCGCCGAGGCGGACGGGCAGGTCGTGGGCTGGGTGTCGGCGTACCGCAACACGCAGACGTCGACGCCCGGCGTGGGCGAGATCGCCACGCTGCACGTGCACCCGGAGCATCGCCGCCGGGGCACCGGCACCGCGTTGTTCGACACCGCGCTCGGTCATCTGCGGACGCTCGGGTCCACCCGGGTGCTCACCCACGCGCGTACCGAGTCGCTGCCGTTCGCGCAGCGGCACGGCTTCACACCCAGCCGGGAGTTGCGCTACTCGGCACTGGACCTGAGCACCGCCCCGCCGATGCCGCAGGCGCCGCCGGGCGTACGGCTGGTGTCCGCCGCCGGGCTCGACCCCCGCCTGGTGCACCGGGTGGATGCCGAGTCGTCCCGGGACGAGCCGGGGGACGTGCCGACGGACTCGCTCGACTTCGACCTGTGGCGGCACGAGTGCTGGGACAACCCGGGGCTGGACCGGGAGGCGAGCATGCTCGCCGAGGTGGACGGCGAACTGGTCGCACTCAGCCTGGTGAAGCGGGACGGCGACCGGATGTGGTCGGACTTCACCGGCACGCTGCCCGCGTACCGGGGGCGCGGGCTGGCCCGGCTGGCCAAGCAGGCCGCGCTGCACGCCGCCGCGGCGCGCGGGGTACGCACCGCGTACACCTCGAACGACGAGGCGAACGCGCCGATGCTGGCGGTGAACGAGCGGCTCGGCTACCGGCCGGTGGACAGCCAGTGGTCATGCCGGCGCAAACTCAGCTGA
- a CDS encoding O-acetyl-ADP-ribose deacetylase: protein MDTVLIEGDITAQQVDAIVNAANSSLLGGGGVDGAIHRRGGPAILEECRALRASRYGRGLPTGQAVATTAGNLPARWVVHTVGPVFSPREDRSPLLRDCYANSLRVADGLGATRIAFPLISAGIYGWPVEDAVAQALSVLHAATPEHVAEARLVLFGADTYATAVRVAAGLS from the coding sequence ATGGACACCGTCCTGATCGAGGGGGACATCACCGCCCAGCAGGTCGACGCGATAGTCAACGCCGCCAACTCGTCGCTGCTCGGCGGCGGGGGAGTGGACGGCGCGATCCACCGGCGCGGCGGGCCGGCGATCCTGGAGGAGTGCCGGGCGTTGCGCGCCTCCCGCTACGGGCGCGGGCTGCCCACCGGCCAGGCGGTCGCCACCACCGCCGGCAATCTGCCCGCGCGCTGGGTGGTGCACACTGTCGGCCCGGTCTTCTCGCCGCGCGAGGACCGCTCGCCGCTGCTGCGCGACTGCTACGCCAACAGCCTGCGTGTCGCCGACGGGCTGGGCGCGACCCGGATCGCGTTCCCGCTGATCTCCGCCGGGATCTACGGCTGGCCGGTCGAGGACGCGGTGGCACAGGCGCTCAGCGTGCTGCACGCGGCCACCCCGGAGCACGTCGCCGAGGCGCGGCTGGTGCTGTTCGGCGCCGACACGTACGCCACAGCGGTGCGGGTGGCCGCCGGGCTCAGCTGA
- a CDS encoding EI24 domain-containing protein — translation MNASRTIAPVTGAATRFLGGAGLLLRGFGMYVRSPKLMLLGVIPALITGALYVALFATLLYFVDDLAGWLTPFADDWSSPWRGLLRVAAGLAVVGVAGLVGVLTFTAVTLVIGDPFYEAISERVEDRLGGAPGAVDVPFWSSLRRSLADSLRLVALSALIGVPLFAAGFIPVVGQTVVPVVGALVGGWFLALELVGAPFYRRGMRLPDRRARLRADRPTALGFGVAVFLCFLIPLGAVLVMPAAVAGAALLARRSLGQAVEES, via the coding sequence GTGAACGCCTCCCGTACGATCGCGCCCGTCACCGGCGCGGCCACCCGCTTCCTCGGCGGCGCCGGGCTGCTGCTGCGCGGCTTCGGCATGTACGTCCGCAGCCCGAAGCTGATGCTGCTCGGCGTGATCCCGGCGCTGATCACCGGCGCGCTCTACGTGGCCCTGTTCGCCACGCTGCTCTACTTCGTCGACGACCTGGCGGGCTGGCTCACCCCGTTCGCCGACGACTGGTCGTCGCCCTGGCGCGGGCTGCTGCGGGTCGCCGCCGGGCTGGCGGTGGTCGGGGTCGCCGGGCTGGTCGGGGTGCTCACGTTCACCGCCGTCACGCTCGTCATCGGCGACCCTTTCTACGAGGCGATCTCCGAGCGGGTCGAGGACCGCCTCGGCGGCGCCCCCGGTGCGGTGGACGTGCCGTTCTGGTCCTCGCTGCGACGCAGCCTCGCCGACTCGCTGCGCCTGGTGGCGCTGTCCGCGCTGATCGGCGTACCCCTGTTCGCGGCCGGTTTCATCCCGGTGGTGGGACAGACGGTGGTCCCGGTGGTCGGCGCCCTGGTGGGTGGCTGGTTCCTGGCGCTGGAGCTGGTGGGCGCGCCGTTCTACCGGCGGGGGATGCGGCTGCCGGACCGGCGGGCGCGGCTGCGGGCCGACCGGCCGACAGCGCTCGGTTTCGGGGTGGCGGTCTTCCTGTGCTTCCTGATCCCGCTCGGCGCGGTGCTCGTCATGCCGGCCGCCGTCGCCGGGGCCGCGCTGCTGGCCCGCCGCTCGCTGGGCCAGGCAGTCGAGGAGAGCTGA